gtcgttgggcagggacctttagtcccggttggagctactaacctggactaaaggtttctctagtcccgggcatgaaaaataccgggactaaagccaaatttcgaagcggatcaaaagtcgtttctctactagtgagccCAACATGACTTTGACCTCTGCTAAATTGAACCCTTTTCTCATTAACACTTTTAACCTTCCTCTCTTTGTGGAAACCTTTGATCAGTTCTTAGAAGTACAAGAGATCTTGCATAAATTCATCCCAGGGGATGTTGATGATAATTGGAGCTACATTTGGGGAAGGGCTGAGTGCTCATCAAGAAAAGCCTATAGACATCTGTCGAGATCAAGTCAGGTACACCCCTCCTTTAAGTGGATTTGGAAATCCTGTTGCCAACACAAACACAAGGTTTTCTTTTGGCTGCTAGCACATGACAAATTGAGTACCAGGAACATTTTAAAGAGAAAGAATATGCATCTTCAGTCTTATAACTGCGTACTCTATAATGAATCGGCGGAAGAAACAGTAGCTCATCTATTTCTACAGTGTGACTTTGCCAAGGCTTACTGGAATCTCATTGGATTGAATATTCCACACTTGCAAGACCCCTTTCAGATTTTAGAAGATTTAAGGGCTCAgctcagctttgagcccttatctatttgccttagtgatggataaggtcacaagggacatacaaggggacatcccttggtgtatgtttttcgcggatgatgtagtgctagttgatgaaagccggacaggaatgaattagaaactggagttatgacggatgactttggagtccaaatgttttagactcagtagaactaaaactgagtatatgagatgtgacttcggcactactactcgagaggaggaagatattagtttggaagatcaagtagtgcctagaaaggatactttttgatatttaggatcaatgctatagagagatggggatattgatgaagatgttagccatagaatcaaaacaGGGTGGATAAAGTGGagccaagcatctggtgttctatgtgaaaagggtaccacagaagctaaaaaacaagttttataggacgacgattagacctgctatgttgtatggtgtagaatgttggcctacgaaaagacaacatgttcaacagataagtgtcgcggaaatgcgtatgttgcattggatttgcggtcatacaataagggatcgagttcagaacgatgatatacgtgatagattaggggtagcactaattgaagaaaagcttgtccaacaccggttgagatggtttggacaagcccaacggagacctctagaggcaccggtgcgtagtggaatcataAGCcaagatagtaacgtgaagagaggtagaaaaagaccgaagttgacttgggtagaggcaataaaaggaaacttgaaaggatgaaatatacccaaagacttagccttatatatgagtgcttggaaaacagctattcacgtgcctgaaccttgattgcttctgttgggtttcaactctagcctaccccaacttggaACTTAAAGGTTTTGTTGTTGTAAGGGCCCAGCTCAATGTCCCTTTCTTCATGGAGATAATTATCATTTTGTGCTGGAGTATTTGGACCTCAAGGAACAatttcattttcagaaatgaagaagcaacaacAGAAAGGAGCAAGTTTATCTTCAAAGAAGTCTTCAGCCTAGTTATTCTTCGAGCGAAGAAAAAATACAGCCAAAAAATTAGTTCATGGCTAGAACAAAGAATGTAATTGatcttatctttttcatttccttTTGGGTCTCTTGAACCCTTCCTGTACTTAACTTCCATATGTTTGTTTTAGTTTTCTTAATAAATTACCAGTAGGGGCGCAAGCTCCTCCTGTTCTCTCAAAAAAAAACGTCTGAATCCTGTGTAGTGTGTGATGACTTTTCCATCAACATACGTGTGGTGATTTATTTGACAACACAGGATGATGGACATTTCCACGCTTATTACAGAACAGATTCCCAGGTTATTACAAAATAGACAATGATGCTGATCCAGTCCACAAGAACAACACATATTCCACGATGTTGATTAGGCCCCAGAAGTGACATGGTATGCTCATGCCTAGGAAAAGAGAGATATGGAAATGATAtggtgtctctctctctctctctctctctctctctatatatatatatatatatatatatatatatatatatatatatatatatggagagtatattcagtagccagctacaaaataagttattctgtagtcacctccgtttacgataattttatatactaatttacgataatgtcaatacatatttacgatagttgggttactataacacatggggtatttaccataacattatagtaaaccacttagtaaggaattACTGTattctcgtaaattaacatagtaattatcgtaactcaaagtggctaccgAATAAGCTATTTTGTAGCCAGAtagagtagtagttctatatatatatatatatatatatatatatatatatatatatatatatatatatatatatatatatacacgcacGCGCGCCTATTTATCTGTAGCCGGCCACAAAATAGGGTATTCTATAGCCAGGCCATCCAACCGTCCATATCGAGATCATCCGCCCCACTTCCAGGTTCCCAGTCGACCGAGCCGGCGAGCCTAGCGGAGGAGCCGAGCGCGAGCCGGGAGTAACGAGTCTTTAGGCACACAGTCGTAATGGACCGCTCGTCATGGCTGCGCAACGCACACAGTCGCCGCCCTGTTTCTTCTCCGCTGCCGCTACGTCGTCGGTGGGAGTCCCGGCGGCCTAACAACGGCCCGGCGACGACCCCTCCGATCCGCGCCGGCAGCACCCTCCCGATTTGGCGACCTCATTTGGAGCGGGTTGCTGCCTGCCGGCAATGGCGTCAGATCCAGGTGGAAGCGGCGGCGGCCCGGCAACGGCCTGGCTGGGCCCTTTCCTCTTCTCAACAGACCTCGTCTGGACCGGCAGATCCCGGCGGCAGGACAGCCATGGTGAGGACCGACCCGCGCACGGGAGGCCAGGTCGTGCTGTCTCGCGGATTAGTCTGTCAAGCGATTCTGGTAAGGCAAATCTATCTCGTTTTGTTTATTTCTCCGATTTAGTTGCGTTGTAGGAATTGAACCTGAAAAGCCCCCGCTGATTAAGCTGTTTGATTGGATCGATTCCATCATCACTAATTTTAATTTTTTCATTGGGGAATGTCAAATCCGAAGTAGCTTTGGGGTCTGATTGGCACCACGTGCCCTTATTTTTATCTTTTCCTCACCCTCACTGCAGATTGAAATTAGATTGTTTTAGCAGATTAATTGGTCAAACAAGTGTATTGCACAACGGTTGTCACTAGGATCTGTCCAATTTCATCTAGTTTGGGGTATACTGTAACTATGCGATAATATTTTAAAACATTCATGAGATATATTGTAAATCCACTTCTCTAATATCTTCATTCATTAGTTGTCGCACAGAAATTTTGCACATATAACTGACAATTCTGGTAATTTTTTTAATCCTGAACATATAGCACAGATGACCGTGCATAATTTTTCAGTGAGATTCCATGGTCTTCAGGAAGTGGGTTGTGAACAAAATACATTGCCTCTGCTTGTCCTAGGAATCCTTATCTCTGCTTGTCCTCATATAATATATAATGTATGGACAAAATTTTTGAATGACGGATTTACTACTAAATACATTGGAGTTGTGATTGAATTACTACTAAATTTGTGAAATGTCGGAACTTGGTCGATGTTATAGTAAATTCGTAGGTTTATGTTAATTACTTATCAGGAAGTGGGTTTCTCGTAAATCACTGTCAGTAATTTACGTTCAATTTTGTTGTGTTACTATATATGTGGTTCATTGGTGCTCGTGAGCTTATTTGCTCACTGTTCGTCCAATTTTTTAGCGCTTTTCCATGGTGCGTGGTGAGCCACCCAAAAAAAATCCACTTTACTAAGATCAGATTCCCTTTGGATTAGAAGCAGATTACCTCTAGATTAGCAGCTTCGTTGATCCTTGGCAGCGGTAAAATCACCATATAATTTACTATTTTTTAAGTATGCCTATTTCACCAGGTTTTAGAGTAGTGTTTGATTTATCTAAAATCTGGGTCTTATGTAGCACAAAACTATTTTTTTTGAATTACGATGGAACCTTGTCAATGTTATGGCAAATTCATGGTTTCCTGTTAATAACTTATCagaatgtttttttttctcataaatcgtagtaaaaaaattATTTCAATCAACATTGTGTTACTGCAATTTTGACCCATGAAGTATGTCGTACGTATGTGCTCATGTCCTTATTAACTTCTATTATACTTCTCAGTTTTCAATTAGTGTAGCCACTGTGCTAAAAAACGACGAGCGCTATTCTGGTCACCACGTTATTTTTGGCAAGTTAGACCTCTCTTTCTATGAACACCATTTACCAGCTGGCTGCATAGGTTTTAGGTACAAATAATTTTTTGGATGATTTATCGCTCTTGTAGTAAATTATCAGGCTTCATAGTAAATAATTCTCGTAATTTACTAGGCCTCCAACCCTGCACAGCGGTAAATTAACCAAATACTTTACTACCATTCCGTTGTCAAGCACTTTCTTTATCGCAAATCACAGTCAGAAAATACGTCTGCCATTGTTGTGTTATTGTAATTTTGACTGATCAATTATGTGGTAAATTAACTATATCATTTACTAGTTTTTTGAATTATATTAATACCAGGTTATAGGGTTGTAGTTTATTTATCTGGATCTGGGTTCTATAAGTAGCGTGATACTAAACTTTTTGAATTATGCCACAATTTGGTCAATGTTATATATTGCCATCATGGATTAGTCCCGCGCATCTCCCCATCCTCGGCTACCTCACGTTGTCAACGGAACATATGGACGAAGCATCTCCGGACTTTTGAGGTTTGCAGGGGATGAAACCTTCTGCCAAGTTCTGGGCATGATGCGCTCAATTAAGCAGCCAACAGGGTGGATTCAATATCTGGCCTACCAGCTACAACTGAACGAGTTCAATATTCCGTGCAGCATGACAGCAAATAAACACTCTGCATTGACTTGAATTTATCTGCTGGGCGGCATGCAGCTGCCGGTGCATTTGAAGATGCCAACGACGTGCTGCAATCAGCGTCTCGTTGGACAAGAAGGACTGGAACTGTTTCCCTGCTATATCACCACATGAATGAGGCAGGGAAAATGGAATGTGCTCCAAAGAGCTTCAGCCTAGAGGAAAAGCATAGTAGAAAACCTATGTTTGTGTCACATATCATTCTAAGGCACTGCTGTACTAACGTTATATTGACTTCTAGTAAACTGGCCATCACAATTTTTTAGTCACTTGATCATGCCATATTGATAAATACCTTGTATTGTTTGATTCACCGTTATGGTAAAACGATGATGCCGCGTTGTGGCATCATATGAGTTCTGGTACAATACTGAAAGcagtgtagtaaattagattctAGTAAACCGGGTATTGTTTTGTATACGCCATTCTCGTAAATGAGTTGTTTTTTTTCTCTAGAGAATACCAGTCATGTATTCTCGTAATCTGTACGTACGATACACAATGTAATCTGGATGGAGCTGTTTTGATTAGAAAGACGTAACCTGCATGTAATCTGGATGGAGCTGTTTTGATTAGAAGGACGTAACCTGCATGTACGAATGTACGATGCAGTTGCACGTGTTCTGGACGGAGCTGTATCGGATCGTAATAACCCTAGCTGTAAACCTGGCGCTAATTAAGTAATTAAAGGCTCCCTCGCCCCGTGAGCTCGGCTCGCTCGCTCCGTGAGCTCGGCTACAGTCCAGACCGCCTGGGATGCGTGGACCTAGGGGGTCTCCTGGTGACTAATCAGAAGGTGACAGGTggcctggctacagaataactatTCTATAGCCGGAGTATACTCACCCATAGGCCTATTTCTCTGTAGCCGGCCACAAAATAGGGTATTCTGTAGCCAGGCCATCCAaccgtctatatatatatatatattgaactTGCATTGATGCCAGGaaaaaaaactattcatgcaaaaAGAGGAAATGGTTATACTAAGCTAGTTCATAAGCATGGTCGCACACAAAAACAAAATTGTGGTGGATGGGGGAATAAACTATTGTATTCCAGTATGGTACCACATAAATAGCTGATTGGCCTTTTGGATATATCTTGGCCGGGAACATATTATTATGTCAATAAAGCTTCAAATTAaacatttattttttatataaactcTCAAATTTATATTATGTGTCGTAATAAGTGCTCTAAACATGTCACATATGTTCCATTGTTATTGTGTGCCTCTATTACTAGTTGactatttctatttttttatGTTACAAAAGCCTGCATCAGGTGGATTCATTTTTCCCTTTTTCTCTACAACGCAGATCAATTAAAATTATGACGAATCTCACACTAGTAAGATAAACACGTAACATGGCACTAATCACATGATCAGAGAGCCTTatcacatgttagttgctaagtACTCACAAAAGCACTGCTTTTTAGTAGACGATCAATTCAAAATGAGATATGGTGGTTATTTAACAAGAAAGTCATGATCAGATCATTCTTCTTGAACAAAAGAGTCATAGGACTTCTTAGTTTAGTACATACAGTACATAAAGCTAGGACCGATATGGTTAAATATAGAGGATTTGTCAAAAGCATTACGTCCAACATATATATAGAAGATCCATGGCCACTAGAGCACAGAGCACAAAGAAGCAACTTAATCATTTTTCAGGTGGTCCATGTAAGCTTGATACCTACATAGGAGGGTAAAAGGATCAGATAATATGGAAGAGCATTTTGCAGGGGATTTTTTTGCAGGTACTACAGCTTTTTAACACTCCACTGATAATATGCAAGAGCATTTTTTGCACGATGGCAACTTATTTTAATTATACTACCACCTATTAAGAAACTGTAAGGTTAGTTATTTCCATGTTTGCTTTACTATGAATTACCAATTCAGTAGTGATCTGTTGAATTATTCTGACAatacagaaacaaaaaaaaaactatataatTTATTCAAAATAAGAAATATATACTGAATTTTTAATCATTTGGTAGTGTATAAATTCTGTACTTGAAACAAGTGAAGAATGATCACCCTATATGCAGGGAAGGATCAAGAGCAAGGTGAAGGAGTTCTTGGTTGGCTTCATCACCATGCCCACTAGATCCACTACACCCAATGTCCTGGCAAGACAGTCGCAGCACATTTTCTTCACTAGTTTCTTGTATCTGGTACAATAATAGAAGACTTAAAATGAGAGCATACAAAACTTCTCTTGATGGACAGATGGAGTACAGAAGGTAACAACAATACTTGTCTAAATTCATAAATCTATAGCTATGAAATTTTAGCAACATATACCTTCCTTTGTTAGGAATTCATTTACAGGAGTTTTTTGGTTTTAGTGTCTTTGTATGCATCACTATTGCATCAGTATCACCAGCACTATGTATTTAAACCGTGCCAATCTTAAGTGTATTGTAGTTTATACAATGGTATAGATTTATTTCCCCTGAATAATTTTATTGTGTCAGATCTTGTATATGCAGAATGAAGCTCAGTTTCATGAATGAGGATTTAATTGCCAAAACAGTGATCatgtatatatagatatatataaaaaaaatatgcaAACACATCACTAGCTAGGAATAAAATGTATTCACAGGCTGAGCCTTATCATTCACAATGCATTACCTTCCTTCTTAAGTCTTTGTTAGCATCTTGCAGTTGTTGTTCCTGCAAAACCTCACTGTTGGTTAGTATTTCCGGGAGTCTTTTAGGAAGAGACCGAAAAACAAAAAATATTGAAAATGATTTGATCACCTTGCGCTTGAGATCAAAGAGCTGGTCGAGCATCTGCTGGTTCTGTAAATGTTTGTCGCTGGTTAGGAAATTGCTAAATTTGATCTTATGATGTCATTGTTTACTGCTGGCCGGTTAGAAATTTGGTAAATTTGACCTTGACTGAAGTACTGAGCATAAATGCATGTATGCAATTTTCATTGGCTACCTTTGATGATCGGATATGCTTGAGAGATATCTCAATCTGGTTCTCAAGTTGCTCTAGCTCCTTCACGTTAAGTGGATCCAAGTCCTCACCAAGTAGATTTCTGCAGATTAAGATAACCAAACCTAATTAGCCTGGCACTTGTGGTAGATATATATTCCAATTCCAACAAACATAGCTCACTGACTGTAAAGTAATGTCTTACCTCTGAGTTGTTTGTAAGAACTCAACTCTTGTCTTTAACTTCAAGTACTCCTGATAATTATTCTGTTGAACAAGAAAAGCAGGTCTAATAATTAGTTTGAGAAAAATCGTGACCATTAATTAAATACAGAAATGTGTCTCTAATTTTGGTGCACGCACATAGATAAAACCTAGCTTACTAGTCCAGCTTAACGTGGGGAGGCGGCGAGTTAGTAGCTGTAGGCGGCAGTAATTAAGATATATAACATTTTACTTTGAAAATGTTAATTATATACATGACTTTGCACTGACCAAAAGTGGAGTCGGTATGCATGTCATGATTGGTTGCATCTAGCATAAGGTGCATGCTGATATATTACACAGCTAGCTAGCACATGAAACACAAGATCGAAGTGTAAAATATAAACAGTAGAGATACTATACACACTCAATTATTAGAAAGTATTATATGTCCATCAGTACCTCTTGCCAGCATTTCATTATTTATTAGATAGAATATCCTAGATACAACATGTACATATACCACAGCAAAGTTGAATGTGTAATATCATCTTTTGTGTTTATTACTCAACCATAAAGCTTTCATAAGACTTTATTTAAAAACATAGTGTTTATTATTTTGTAATAGTGAAAACATTATCTACCCAGGCACACGTACATCTGCCTACATGATTTCATATTATTTATTGTCGGTATCATATCTCTTATATATTTCCAGAAATAATTATCCAGCCATGTGTTCTTAGAAGATGCGTTTATCCTATAAAAAAACATGCTTCTGTTCATACATGAAATGCATACACATGCACTAAAAGTGGCGAAAATAAATCAGTAATAAGATTACTAATTCCGCCTCTAGTGGAGCTGATGCTTCGGATGCAAAATTGCAGGTGCGGTACCGCTCCAGCGTCTTGTACATGCTGTTGAGAAAGCAAGCATTGAGGATCAACAAGAGGACAAGACACCAACAAACTGATACAATTGATATGTGCTTACATAAATAAATTAAAAAGTTTGATGCAATActttgtgtttatatttaatagaaAGGTAAAACCAAATTAATACCAGTAGCATATCATCTCTAATAATCATATATCTTCATCACATTATATATTTTTACCCCTCCTATTAACTAACGGCAAAATATTAATTATGCACAGAACCACATATAGAAATTAGCAAAGATATATTCATTAGCCATCATATTCAGAGTTCCACTTAAATTAGACAAATGAACAAGGTTGGACCAACACATGCATGCATACACCTCTCAATACAAAATTGGATTCTTGACTGAATACAGTTTCGACAACTGGAATCAGTAATTTTTTTTACAACTCCCTCCGACGCATTCATCATCAGTCCGAGTACAGCTTCTTTTTGGAACAAAACTGACACATGATGTGCATTGTCAGCCTGCATTGGATTTCTCTGCATCAGCTAACACACATAAAAGAATTGGTACTTTCTCTCTCCATCAGATTATACTATAGGAGTAGTATATATTGTTTTGCATACGATATGACACGATGTTCATATATGGTCCGGATACATATGCACCTTGCATAGCCCCTCTTGCCTGCATGCCTAAAAGAGTGAAAGGCGTGCATGCAGTACGCCAGCATGGGGATAACTCCTGACGGGCCAATCGATACAGCACACCTAGTACGAGTACTACATGTGCCTCTCTCTCATCAGTAACTTTGCCTCCTGCTGCAGCCGCTTGCTTGCACGACGACAGAGGAGCCTAGACATTTGACAAgacgtagagagagagagaggtctcAACACTCCAATGGAACAGTAGAATCTAGAGCTAGCAGATGTGAGATGCCATGCCACGCAGAGGTTGGGTGTCAATGGAACAGTGAAATCCAAGCAAGCTAAGAGAAATAAACACAGGGAAGAATTATTAGGGAATAGGGACTCACCAGTAATAATAACGCACACAGCTAGAAAAATTGCATGATAAACACATGAGAAAAAAAATGATGTGTTCATGTTCACAACAAGATCTGGATATGTAAAGAATGGTCCAGTCCAGCAGGTAGCTGTGCAAGCTCTCCTTCGATGTACTACATCACTAGGAAGCAAGAAGGAAGAAGCTAATGAACCCCTGCTTATTGAGGTTTAGTCCCAcgtcgtgtagcgatggtggaggagcacaacatataaggtgggagaatccccacctatcaggctagtcttttgggttgagtaaggcccaaaggtcttatatgttgtcagctccggtggatctgggacctgtgggagcgcaggctcgtaacgagccgggccAGTTGCaggccagctccaagatcgagaactcggtggtcaccaccggttctaaCAATTGGTATCATGAGCCCATGGTAAGAAAAGCTAAACCCTATAAAAAAATCTcatcccacatcgtgtagcgatggtggaggagcacaacatataaggcggaaaaagcccccacctatcaggctagtcttttgggttgagtaaggcccaaaggccttatatgttgtcagctccggtggacctaggacctatgggagcgcaggctcgtaacgagccgggccggctataagccagctccaagatcgtgaactcagtAGTCACCATCGGTTCcaacaattagtatcagagccggtacccgaggtcagaaaaagctaaacccgataaaaaaatcttgagcgtcacatatggcgggggcaccctgatgtgtgactaaggaagagattattggggtttagtcccacatcatgtagcgatggtgggggagcacaacatataatgcgggagaacccccacctatcaggctaatCTTTTGGCTTGGGAAGGCCCAAGACCtgtatgttgtagctccggtggacctgggacctgtgggagcgcaggctcgtaacgagccgggccggctacaagccagctccaagatcgtgaactcggtggtcaccaccagttccaacactGCTGACATGCGCTAAAAAGGAGACGAGGAGGGTTAGAGCTGCAGCCTACAGATAGATAGATCAAACGGATTGTGAAGAGATCGAGATCATCTGTGTTGTCCTCTTCTATTGACTGACCCTTTATAGCAAACGTTTATTTTAACTGAAGTTAGAAACAAAAGAGGAAAGGTGAGAGCACGCGCTGAGATGATAACATGACCAAACCGGTATTTCCCCAAACAGCAAAAAGAAGCATACATACAGGAGCTATGTATGTATGAGGCTATGATCTACATGTGTGAGCCAGAGACAGATCTAAAGAAAACAGCTAGCCTTCACATGAAATCCCACAAAAAAAAGCGTCAAACTCAAAACCAATTATATCATTTCTGCGAAATTTCAGGACATATCCCTATCCACaaagggaaaaaaaaagaaatgtatACAACTTGAGGTTGGCACGGATGAACACCAAATTCCAAACAAGCATCATACTCCGTACATGCATGAAATTCTTGGCACAAAATGTCACGCATGCATGGATGGTCCTGTAGATTCAAGAAGAGCTAGTAGAGATTAGAGATGGAGATCCGATGATGGATGCTTGGAGCGGCGACCGTGTGCTTTTGAAGAAGGGAGCTAGGACGGAGGTAGGGTTAATAAGCAAGGCAGGTGACGCAGACGTACCATGAGGAGGTGGAGAACTCGAAGAGGCGGCCGCGGCTGGAGAAGATGATGAGGGCGACCTCGGCGTCGCAGAGCACCGACAGCTCGTACGCCTTCTTGAGCAACCCGTTCCGGCGCTTGGCGAACGTCACCTGCCGGCTGATCTTGTTCTCGATCCGCTTCAGCTCCACCTTGCCGCGCCCCATCCTGCTTCGattcttgctgctgctgctgcttcgatTCCCTTCCTTCCTTCTCCCCTCTTCCTGGCAGCTAGCTCAGCTTGCTTCACTGCTAGCACTCTACTAGAACTAGATCAagatctcctctctcctccctctctctctctctctctctctctcgtcaccCTGTATCTAGCGGCTACGAGCACTAGTCGTAGCAGTAGCACTGTTTCCTCTATCGCTGGGGTCGCAACTACTACTATTTGCCTATATATGCCTTTAATTTGCTGCTCCTCTCctagtcctactagtataggtatGCGCGTACGGCCATCGCTCCTAGCTGCTATATCTGCCTATGCCTTTTATCGACCCTGTTTGATGTAGGGCCAAGGGTGGCGTGCAAAGGGGGTGGCCTGCGCTTTCCAGCTGTAACCCGGCCTGTTTAGAGTCACTAAAATTTGGAATGGATTTagagtgactaaaatttagaacaTGTTTAGAGTGATAAAAATTTAGAAGGTGTTACGTAAGGATATCGTATGGAGtgctcggatactaataaaaaaataaattacagaatccgttaaTACTCCAcgggacgaatttattaagcctaattaatccatcattagcaaatGTTTACTATAgctccacattgtcaaatcatgaactaattaggcttaaaagattcgtctcgtaaattagtcgcaaactcaCTACGCTAGATTCTCACACTAGGAACGGgacatttttactgtaggggcgcccctacagtgggcgtcctcaGGCCCTAGCAGCCCAGCCGCctctacagatggcactgtaggagcggctggtaatctgagccgcccctacagttggggctgatatgtaagggcggttcaatcaccagccgcacctgcagtgcccatttgtagggggcggctgccaccagccacccctactgatggcgcacgaataaatagcagctacctccttcttccacctcgggacACACTCTTCTACACAAAAAAAGTTAGGAGGCCTTaggctcctcctaaaaattgctctactaagggggaggttttgatctcaaatccttt
The nucleotide sequence above comes from Miscanthus floridulus cultivar M001 chromosome 18, ASM1932011v1, whole genome shotgun sequence. Encoded proteins:
- the LOC136520336 gene encoding MADS-box transcription factor 5-like isoform X2, whose translation is MGRGKVELKRIENKISRQVTFAKRRNGLLKKAYELSVLCDAEVALIIFSSRGRLFEFSTSSCMYKTLERYRTCNFASEASAPLEAELNNYQEYLKLKTRVEFLQTTQRNLLGEDLDPLNVKELEQLENQIEISLKHIRSSKNQQMLDQLFDLKRKEQQLQDANKDLRRKIQETSEENVLRLSCQDIGCSGSSGHGDEANQELLHLALDPSLHIG
- the LOC136520336 gene encoding MADS-box transcription factor 5-like isoform X1; amino-acid sequence: MGRGKVELKRIENKISRQVTFAKRRNGLLKKAYELSVLCDAEVALIIFSSRGRLFEFSTSSCMYKTLERYRTCNFASEASAPLEAELNNYQEYLKLKTRVEFLQTTQRNLLGEDLDPLNVKELEQLENQIEISLKHIRSSKNQQMLDQLFDLKRKEQQLQDANKDLRRKIQETSEENVLRLSCQDIGCSGSSGHGDEANQELLHLALDPSLHIGYQAYMDHLKND